The following proteins are co-located in the Acidicapsa acidisoli genome:
- a CDS encoding MFS transporter: protein MASQTAPHKPRRIARIQFFAVSILSIAGIINYIDRGSLAIANTTIRADLGISATRMGFLLSVFSLSYAISQLPMGILLDRIGERVVLGAGMFLWSVTQAATGLVRGFASFFAARIGLAAGEAPFVVSAVKSVNDWFNVRDRATPMGIVNSATTLGQAIAPPILTVTMLAFGWRGMFMLIGIPGVLLSIAWYAFYRDRKHVSLDAAEQAYLQSSREGSRSSAITFSQWTGLFRLRTVWGMMLGFGGVNYTVWLYMSWMPNYLEAVHHVSVSATGVIAVIPFACGAVGMMLSGILADFLVRHGVPPIRTHRTLLVIGMTCSALCTLLVPYISGATGAAFGIGMALFFTYLAGNSGWGLVQSIAPAEIVASVATIQNFGSFIFASFAPVITGWLLDRTHSFHLTLVICAMVSILGALSYLLIVKEPIQISEPRPLVADSY, encoded by the coding sequence ATGGCTTCTCAAACCGCACCGCACAAACCGCGCCGTATCGCCAGAATTCAGTTCTTCGCCGTCTCCATCCTCTCCATCGCGGGCATCATCAACTACATCGACCGCGGCTCGCTTGCCATCGCCAACACCACCATCCGCGCCGATCTCGGCATCTCGGCCACGCGCATGGGGTTCCTGCTTTCGGTCTTCTCGCTCTCTTACGCCATCTCGCAACTGCCGATGGGCATCCTTCTCGACCGCATCGGCGAGCGCGTCGTGCTCGGAGCGGGCATGTTTCTCTGGTCCGTAACGCAGGCGGCGACTGGTCTTGTCCGTGGCTTCGCATCCTTCTTCGCGGCTCGCATCGGCTTGGCCGCCGGCGAAGCGCCATTTGTCGTCTCGGCCGTCAAATCGGTCAATGACTGGTTCAATGTTCGCGACCGCGCTACGCCGATGGGAATCGTCAACTCTGCCACGACCCTTGGTCAGGCGATTGCTCCGCCGATTCTCACCGTAACTATGCTGGCCTTTGGCTGGCGCGGAATGTTCATGCTGATTGGGATTCCTGGTGTGCTTCTTTCTATCGCCTGGTACGCCTTTTATCGTGACCGGAAGCATGTTTCTCTCGACGCCGCTGAGCAGGCTTACCTCCAGTCCTCGCGTGAGGGAAGCAGAAGCTCTGCTATCACTTTCTCGCAGTGGACAGGCCTCTTTCGTCTCCGCACTGTCTGGGGAATGATGCTTGGCTTTGGAGGCGTCAACTATACCGTGTGGCTGTATATGTCGTGGATGCCGAACTACCTCGAAGCCGTGCATCACGTAAGCGTCTCGGCCACCGGAGTCATCGCTGTCATCCCCTTCGCCTGCGGCGCAGTCGGCATGATGCTCAGCGGCATCCTCGCTGACTTTCTCGTTCGCCATGGGGTTCCGCCGATCAGGACGCACAGGACTCTTCTGGTGATCGGAATGACGTGTTCCGCCCTGTGCACACTGCTCGTTCCATACATCTCGGGCGCAACAGGCGCGGCCTTCGGCATTGGCATGGCGCTCTTCTTCACCTATCTGGCAGGCAACTCAGGTTGGGGTCTGGTGCAATCGATAGCGCCCGCCGAAATCGTCGCCTCTGTCGCGACCATCCAGAACTTCGGCAGCTTCATCTTCGCGTCCTTTGCGCCTGTTATCACAGGCTGGCTTCTCGATCGCACCCACTCCTTTCATCTCACACTGGTAATCTGCGCGATGGTCTCGATCCTCGGCGCACTCTCGTATCTTCTGATCGTGAAGGAGCCAATCCAAATCAGCGAGCCACGCCCGCTCGTGGCGGATTCCTATTGA
- a CDS encoding M1 family metallopeptidase gives MRFYRRMMWSCLCLLALTIAGMAAGAQTNAASSPVTTQSTYDPRLTFAPLTLPDPVNQYRSSNGAPGPAYWQNEADYEMHADLDTKAKALRNDEVITYTNNSPDVLPSLWIHMEQNIYRKDARARVANGMRPRRRQTPDDEENSNGRTTDGFVLDSVEIEQGKERVKADYIVDDTRMQVRLPKPMAPKGSVLKLHIQYHYQIPGVWGGRTSWGMSKQGEIYDIAQWYLRMCVYDDLRGWDTLPYIGSEFYLEYGHFDYYLTVPSEMIVAGSGELVNAKDVLTKTELDRLDAARKSDKTVVIRSVDEVKDPASRPKVGGTLTWHFRMDHTRDVSWSASPVFVWDAARINLPDGKTSLAESVYPPESTGEEAWSRSTEYVKDTVERFSRQWFPYPWPAAINVAGFSTGMEYPGIVFDGIEDKGKTLFWITAHEIGHDWFPMIVGSNERRNAFMDEGFNTFIDIGESAEFQGGVYGPKRDSEYSANGEPADTILKVLDNPAAPNILMPADAYPWTLGHPVSYFKGAYGMVLLREQILGKDRFDWAFHKYIRDWAYKHPSPSDFFREMSSEGGEDLGWFWRGWYMNNWRFDMAVTAIDGTHVTLVNKGQLVLPATVEVQYTDGTKERFRVPVESWESKGELAWLGEKPVASVIVDPDHVLPDDDRSNNSMSAK, from the coding sequence ATGCGTTTTTATCGACGGATGATGTGGTCTTGCCTATGCTTGCTCGCTCTCACGATTGCCGGAATGGCCGCCGGCGCACAGACAAATGCTGCATCTAGTCCGGTCACGACTCAATCGACTTATGACCCGCGACTGACCTTTGCTCCGCTGACTTTGCCCGATCCGGTCAACCAGTACCGCTCCAGCAACGGCGCGCCGGGGCCCGCCTACTGGCAGAATGAGGCGGACTACGAGATGCATGCCGATCTCGATACGAAAGCCAAGGCTCTGCGCAACGATGAGGTGATTACCTATACCAACAACAGCCCGGATGTACTGCCCAGCCTGTGGATACACATGGAGCAAAACATCTACCGCAAGGACGCGAGGGCGCGCGTGGCCAATGGGATGCGTCCGCGGCGAAGGCAGACGCCGGATGACGAGGAGAACTCGAATGGTCGAACCACCGATGGCTTTGTTCTCGATTCGGTTGAGATCGAACAGGGCAAGGAGCGCGTAAAGGCTGACTACATCGTCGATGACACGCGGATGCAGGTTCGGCTGCCCAAGCCAATGGCGCCGAAGGGCAGTGTGCTCAAGTTACATATCCAGTATCACTATCAGATTCCCGGCGTGTGGGGTGGTCGCACGTCCTGGGGAATGTCGAAGCAGGGCGAGATTTACGATATAGCCCAGTGGTATCTCCGCATGTGCGTGTACGACGATCTGCGCGGCTGGGACACGCTGCCCTACATTGGCAGCGAGTTTTACCTTGAGTATGGCCACTTCGATTACTACCTGACGGTCCCGAGCGAGATGATTGTGGCCGGCTCCGGGGAGTTGGTGAATGCGAAGGATGTCTTGACGAAGACAGAACTTGACCGTCTGGACGCGGCCCGCAAAAGCGATAAGACGGTCGTCATTCGCAGCGTGGATGAGGTGAAAGACCCGGCCAGCCGCCCCAAAGTTGGAGGCACTCTTACCTGGCACTTCCGCATGGACCACACGCGCGACGTTTCCTGGAGCGCGAGCCCGGTTTTTGTGTGGGATGCGGCTCGCATCAATCTGCCCGATGGAAAAACCAGTCTTGCTGAAAGCGTTTATCCGCCGGAAAGCACAGGCGAAGAAGCATGGTCGCGATCTACCGAATATGTGAAGGACACCGTTGAGCGATTCTCTCGCCAGTGGTTCCCGTACCCCTGGCCGGCGGCGATCAATGTGGCTGGATTCTCAACCGGAATGGAATATCCGGGGATTGTTTTTGACGGCATTGAAGACAAAGGCAAGACGCTCTTCTGGATCACGGCGCATGAGATCGGCCACGACTGGTTTCCGATGATCGTGGGATCGAATGAGCGCCGCAATGCATTCATGGACGAAGGCTTCAACACCTTCATCGACATCGGGGAATCGGCTGAATTTCAAGGCGGGGTCTATGGTCCGAAACGCGACTCGGAATACTCTGCAAATGGAGAGCCAGCCGACACGATCCTCAAGGTGCTGGACAATCCAGCCGCTCCGAATATTCTCATGCCCGCAGATGCTTATCCATGGACGCTTGGTCATCCGGTGAGCTACTTCAAGGGCGCTTACGGCATGGTGCTGCTGCGCGAGCAGATCCTTGGCAAGGATCGATTTGATTGGGCCTTTCACAAATACATTCGCGATTGGGCTTACAAACATCCCTCGCCCTCGGACTTCTTCCGCGAGATGAGCAGTGAAGGCGGCGAAGACCTGGGCTGGTTCTGGCGCGGATGGTACATGAACAACTGGCGCTTCGATATGGCGGTTACCGCCATCGATGGCACGCACGTGACACTGGTAAACAAAGGACAACTGGTGCTTCCGGCGACCGTTGAAGTGCAATATACCGATGGAACCAAAGAGCGCTTTCGCGTGCCGGTGGAGAGTTGGGAGTCCAAGGGCGAATTGGCATGGCTGGGGGAGAAGCCAGTCGCGTCTGTCATTGTCGATCCCGATCATGTGCTGCCGGATGACGATCGCAGCAACAATTCGATGAGCGCAAAGTAA
- a CDS encoding helix-turn-helix transcriptional regulator has translation MAAYMRLPNEPIFRVTPRRICKLAVTRLSSNDPLPDVSIPTPPEEAFVVELYLRSVSPVSLWQRSRLVNADHNRCEGAVCILNLEDEPSVYFGSAFDLLQVYVPHASLCEFADEHGARRCETLNWPFGKVDPILKNLGVSLLQAMESPELAGSLYLDHAVLAIHAYIACTYGGMRIEPYAMRGGLTRRQMQRATEILTANLDGHVSLSQVARECQLSVSHFVRAFKQSVGQTPYRWLMERRIEAAKDLLLNSRLTQADIALRCGFADQACFIRSFRCKVNATPGEWRRTLAD, from the coding sequence ATGGCCGCTTACATGCGGCTGCCCAATGAGCCGATATTCCGAGTTACGCCGCGCAGAATCTGCAAGCTCGCCGTTACGAGACTTAGTTCCAACGACCCTCTCCCTGACGTATCGATTCCGACTCCGCCCGAAGAAGCATTTGTCGTCGAGTTGTACCTGCGAAGCGTCAGCCCTGTCTCTCTCTGGCAACGCAGTCGCCTCGTCAATGCCGATCACAACCGTTGCGAGGGCGCGGTTTGCATCCTGAATCTGGAAGACGAGCCATCCGTTTACTTCGGGAGCGCTTTCGATCTTTTGCAGGTATACGTGCCGCACGCCTCCCTGTGCGAGTTTGCAGACGAGCATGGAGCCCGCCGCTGCGAGACGCTCAACTGGCCGTTCGGCAAAGTTGACCCTATCCTGAAGAATCTCGGAGTCAGTCTGCTGCAGGCGATGGAAAGCCCGGAACTTGCGGGCAGCTTGTATCTGGACCATGCGGTGCTTGCAATCCATGCTTACATTGCCTGCACCTATGGCGGTATGAGGATCGAACCGTACGCCATGCGCGGAGGTTTGACCCGCCGTCAGATGCAGCGCGCAACGGAGATACTAACCGCAAATCTGGACGGGCATGTTTCGCTGTCGCAGGTGGCGCGGGAATGTCAGTTATCCGTAAGTCATTTTGTGCGCGCCTTCAAGCAGTCCGTTGGTCAGACGCCATATCGATGGCTGATGGAACGGCGAATCGAAGCTGCAAAGGATCTTCTCCTGAATTCCCGCCTTACCCAGGCAGATATTGCGCTTCGATGCGGATTCGCCGATCAGGCATGTTTCATCCGGAGCTTCCGGTGCAAAGTGAATGCCACTCCGGGCGAATGGCGGCGCACACTCGCGGACTGA
- a CDS encoding RNA polymerase sigma factor produces MNSYNFADDVTVQRTLSYASDEMLVEATKAGEKLAFVELWRRHSAKIFKTVFRVTRNREDAEDALQDAFLKAFVHLKGFDGRSKFSTWLTRIAINSALMILRRKRSYPETSVDIGAPGETHQCREFEDHSIDIEAHCVRSERARNLRRAIVRLRPALREVVEIQQRHDVSIKEVAEMTGLSLAATKSRMMRAKAALRRKLH; encoded by the coding sequence ATGAATTCCTATAACTTTGCCGACGACGTAACTGTGCAGCGCACCTTGTCTTATGCGAGTGACGAGATGCTGGTAGAGGCAACTAAAGCCGGAGAAAAACTGGCCTTTGTCGAACTGTGGAGAAGGCACTCCGCCAAGATCTTCAAGACAGTTTTTCGCGTAACGCGAAACCGCGAAGACGCCGAAGACGCCCTCCAGGATGCGTTCCTCAAGGCATTTGTTCATCTGAAAGGCTTCGACGGAAGATCGAAATTCTCGACGTGGCTCACACGCATCGCTATCAATTCTGCGCTGATGATCCTGCGCCGGAAACGCTCCTATCCCGAGACCTCCGTGGATATCGGCGCGCCGGGTGAAACGCATCAATGCCGGGAGTTTGAAGATCATTCGATCGATATCGAAGCTCACTGCGTTCGAAGCGAACGCGCCAGAAACCTGAGAAGGGCAATCGTTCGACTGCGGCCGGCTCTTCGGGAAGTTGTTGAAATTCAGCAGCGTCACGATGTCTCCATTAAAGAAGTTGCGGAGATGACCGGCCTGTCTCTTGCCGCAACAAAGTCTCGTATGATGCGCGCCAAAGCTGCGTTGCGCCGGAAACTTCACTGA
- a CDS encoding M16 family metallopeptidase has protein sequence MDLKPRYLLKLLLLIGASAALGHTALARAESAVTRSTLPNGMRVVIIRNSLAPVVTVETNFIVGGNETPAGFPGMAHAQEHMAFRGCAGMNADQTAAIYAQLGGDNNADTQQNITQYYATIPAADLDIALQAQATCLRGVDDSDQEWSQERGAIEQEVARDLSNPTYKFISRLNEDMFAGTPYAHDPLGTKASFDTTTGQMLKDFYNKWYTPGNAILVIVGDIDPASTLSKIQHLFGDIPSHPLPARPTVELKPVKSESFSLDSNLPYVLSFIAYRLPGTSSPDYAAAQILSDVLASQRADVYAMVPAGKALAAEFGMAETYPKASVGYGVVAVPSATDISSSTQELKKILANYADKGVPEDLVAAAKRSEIAAAEFQRNSIPGLANVWSDALAAEGRTSPDEDIDAIRKVTLADVNRVAKQYLVDQNSITATLKPVPSGQPVADKGFGGGEKLTSAPTKPVQLPAWAASSLAQLKVPSDYIQASDTTLPNGIRLIVKTDPTSPTISVAGSVRHNSDLQTPPGQEGVSDLLDGLFSYGTQTLDRLAFQKALDDIAANESAGFGFSLSVLKENFSRGVQLLADNELHPALPADAFAVVQKQSEEFVAGNLQSPGYRTSRALDLALLPPNDPELREVTPATLSHVTLDEVKQFHASTFRPDLTTIVVIGDVSAAEAKTVIEKWFGDWKAAGPKPEITLPSVPANKPSTVSVPDDQQVQDSVVLAEQININRFDPDYYPLQLGNHVLGGGFYATRLYHDLRQTAGYVYTVDVSLDASKTRASYSVTYGCNPENVLKARTLIQRDLDQMRTEAVSADELHQAKALLLRQIPLSESSEEAVAGGLLRRAEIGLPLDEPIRAAKRYYELSADDVKAAFARQLRTGDLVQVVRGPAPH, from the coding sequence ATGGATTTGAAGCCAAGATATCTTTTGAAGTTGCTGCTTTTGATAGGCGCCTCTGCGGCATTGGGACACACAGCCTTAGCGCGTGCCGAGTCTGCGGTCACGCGCTCGACTTTGCCCAACGGTATGCGCGTTGTTATCATTCGCAATTCGCTTGCCCCGGTTGTCACAGTCGAGACTAATTTCATCGTCGGTGGCAATGAAACTCCGGCAGGTTTCCCCGGAATGGCCCACGCGCAGGAGCACATGGCTTTTCGCGGATGCGCAGGCATGAATGCCGACCAGACCGCCGCTATCTACGCGCAACTCGGCGGCGATAACAATGCAGACACGCAGCAGAACATCACGCAGTACTACGCGACCATCCCGGCGGCGGACCTGGATATTGCACTACAGGCGCAAGCCACTTGCCTGCGCGGCGTCGACGACTCCGATCAGGAATGGTCCCAGGAGCGCGGCGCGATCGAACAGGAAGTCGCGCGCGACCTGTCCAATCCAACTTACAAGTTCATCAGCCGCCTCAATGAAGATATGTTCGCGGGCACGCCCTACGCGCACGATCCTTTAGGCACGAAGGCGTCCTTCGACACTACGACCGGGCAGATGCTTAAGGACTTCTATAACAAGTGGTACACGCCCGGGAATGCCATTCTGGTGATCGTCGGTGACATCGACCCGGCGTCTACCTTATCGAAAATCCAGCACCTCTTCGGCGATATTCCAAGCCATCCCTTGCCGGCGCGGCCGACAGTCGAACTGAAGCCGGTAAAGTCGGAAAGCTTTTCGCTCGATAGCAATCTCCCGTACGTTCTCTCTTTCATTGCATACCGCCTGCCTGGCACGAGTTCTCCGGACTACGCGGCGGCGCAGATCCTTTCCGATGTTTTGGCCAGCCAGCGCGCCGACGTCTACGCCATGGTGCCCGCTGGAAAAGCACTGGCTGCCGAATTCGGCATGGCTGAAACCTATCCCAAGGCCAGCGTCGGTTATGGCGTCGTCGCAGTCCCGTCGGCCACCGATATTTCAAGCTCCACTCAGGAACTAAAGAAGATTCTGGCCAATTACGCGGATAAGGGCGTTCCCGAAGATCTGGTGGCTGCGGCAAAGCGCAGCGAGATCGCCGCCGCGGAGTTTCAACGCAACTCCATTCCCGGCCTGGCCAATGTATGGTCCGATGCGCTCGCAGCCGAGGGCCGTACTTCGCCCGATGAGGACATTGACGCGATCCGGAAAGTTACGCTCGCCGATGTGAACCGGGTCGCCAAACAATACCTTGTCGATCAGAACTCGATAACAGCAACATTGAAGCCAGTCCCATCCGGGCAGCCCGTCGCGGACAAGGGATTTGGCGGTGGAGAGAAGCTGACCAGCGCTCCGACCAAGCCGGTGCAGCTCCCGGCATGGGCCGCAAGTTCCCTGGCGCAGCTCAAGGTGCCGTCCGACTACATCCAGGCTTCGGACACGACTCTACCTAATGGCATTCGTCTGATTGTCAAGACTGATCCGACAAGCCCGACGATCTCGGTAGCAGGCTCAGTCAGGCACAACTCAGACCTGCAAACCCCGCCAGGACAAGAAGGCGTCTCTGATCTGCTCGATGGCCTCTTCTCATACGGAACGCAAACCCTCGACCGGCTCGCATTTCAAAAAGCACTGGACGATATCGCAGCGAATGAAAGCGCAGGCTTCGGCTTTTCCCTCAGCGTGCTGAAGGAAAACTTCTCGCGCGGTGTTCAACTGCTGGCGGACAACGAATTGCATCCTGCGCTGCCGGCGGACGCCTTCGCCGTTGTGCAGAAACAATCCGAGGAGTTTGTCGCAGGCAACCTGCAAAGCCCCGGCTATCGCACCTCGCGAGCGCTGGATCTGGCGCTCCTGCCGCCGAACGATCCTGAGTTGCGTGAGGTGACTCCGGCAACACTCAGTCATGTCACGCTGGACGAAGTCAAGCAATTCCACGCGTCAACCTTCCGTCCGGACCTAACCACAATCGTAGTGATCGGCGACGTCTCCGCAGCCGAAGCGAAGACTGTTATCGAAAAGTGGTTCGGCGACTGGAAGGCCGCAGGTCCTAAGCCCGAAATCACCTTGCCTTCCGTCCCGGCCAACAAGCCTTCGACGGTGAGTGTGCCGGATGATCAGCAGGTTCAGGACTCGGTGGTCCTTGCAGAACAGATCAACATCAACCGATTCGATCCCGACTACTACCCGCTGCAGTTAGGCAATCACGTGCTCGGTGGGGGCTTCTACGCAACGCGCCTTTATCACGACCTGCGCCAGACCGCCGGTTACGTCTACACAGTAGACGTCAGCCTGGACGCATCGAAAACGAGAGCCAGTTATTCCGTCACGTATGGCTGCAATCCCGAGAATGTGCTGAAAGCGCGTACGCTCATTCAGCGCGATCTTGACCAGATGCGAACGGAAGCTGTCTCCGCGGATGAGTTGCACCAGGCGAAGGCGCTGCTCCTCAGGCAGATTCCGTTAAGCGAATCGAGCGAGGAAGCAGTGGCCGGAGGACTGCTCAGGCGCGCCGAGATTGGACTGCCTCTGGATGAGCCGATACGCGCGGCAAAGCGCTACTACGAGCTAAGTGCCGATGATGTGAAGGCCGCGTTCGCAAGGCAACTGCGCACTGGCGACCTGGTGCAGGTAGTGCGCGGCCCGGCTCCGCACTAA
- a CDS encoding CRTAC1 family protein — protein MNRRRFLRSLSSTALVLPFADILALASPMQEQTPPNLPKLGPQERSYEAKPAPPPPGPKSPIEGTPLGVSFVDVVTEAGLNVKTIYGGEFTNKYLLETTGCGLAFYDYDDDGWVDLFLVNGWRLDGFPAGQEPRCHLFKNNRDGTFMDVTTGSGLEHKTGWGQACCVGDYNNDGHDDLFVTYYGQNALYRNNGNGTFTDVTQQAGLIQPGPKIRWNTGCTFVDYDRDGNLDLFVANYVDFDLKTAPKPEDGPCTYKGILVACGPPGLPGGRNLLYHNNGDGTFSDVSEKSGMWTAVGTYGLSVAASDLDNDGWPDIYVANDSAPATLYLNQKDGTFRDIAIEAGAALSAEAKPQAGMGVSIGDYNRDGNLDVVKTNFAGDTDSLYTNLGDATFEDRTYPGGLGVNTRLLGWGVGFFDMDNDGWLDLLMSNGHVYPEVDKSRADLKYAEHKYLYRNLRNGRFEEVTSQGGPGVLENAPARGCAFGDYNNDGNIDIAVNCINAVPQLLRCDSTLKRNWIKIKLVGVKSNRTGIGSRVTVTTKTTPDAAKPLQQMEELRSGGSYFSQNDLRMHFGLDQATKVDLVEVRWLSGQVDQFRNLDVNQLHVLQEGGKILKSAALPQLKTKTKAAG, from the coding sequence TTGAATCGCCGCAGGTTTCTTCGTTCTCTCAGTAGCACAGCGCTAGTTCTGCCTTTTGCGGACATACTTGCCCTGGCCTCGCCGATGCAGGAACAGACTCCACCCAATCTACCGAAGCTTGGACCGCAGGAGCGTAGTTACGAGGCCAAGCCCGCGCCACCTCCACCGGGCCCGAAGTCTCCCATTGAAGGTACGCCGCTTGGAGTCAGCTTTGTGGATGTGGTGACAGAAGCCGGCCTCAACGTTAAGACGATCTATGGCGGTGAGTTCACGAATAAGTATCTTCTTGAGACGACTGGTTGTGGCCTTGCGTTCTATGACTACGACGATGATGGATGGGTCGACCTGTTCCTCGTTAATGGCTGGCGTTTGGATGGGTTTCCGGCAGGCCAGGAGCCACGTTGCCACCTCTTCAAGAACAATCGTGACGGAACCTTCATGGATGTAACGACCGGCTCTGGCCTGGAGCACAAGACTGGTTGGGGTCAGGCCTGTTGCGTGGGCGACTATAACAACGACGGGCACGACGATCTTTTTGTGACCTACTACGGTCAGAACGCGCTCTATCGCAACAACGGCAACGGTACATTCACCGATGTTACACAGCAAGCGGGGCTGATCCAACCCGGACCGAAGATCCGCTGGAACACGGGCTGCACCTTTGTCGACTATGACCGCGACGGCAACCTGGATCTCTTCGTGGCAAACTATGTCGACTTCGACTTGAAGACTGCACCTAAGCCCGAAGATGGGCCGTGTACTTATAAAGGCATTCTTGTCGCATGCGGACCGCCGGGGCTGCCGGGTGGTCGTAATCTTCTCTATCACAACAACGGTGACGGAACCTTCAGCGATGTCAGCGAAAAGTCGGGCATGTGGACAGCGGTCGGAACTTATGGACTGAGCGTCGCGGCCTCAGATCTCGACAACGACGGCTGGCCTGATATCTATGTGGCCAATGACTCCGCTCCGGCCACGCTCTATCTCAATCAGAAGGACGGAACTTTTCGCGATATCGCCATTGAGGCGGGCGCAGCGCTCTCGGCAGAAGCCAAGCCTCAAGCGGGCATGGGCGTTTCGATTGGGGACTACAACCGTGATGGCAATCTCGACGTTGTGAAGACGAACTTCGCCGGCGATACAGATTCGCTTTATACCAATCTTGGCGATGCAACCTTTGAGGATCGAACTTATCCTGGTGGTCTTGGCGTCAACACCCGACTGCTTGGCTGGGGTGTCGGCTTCTTCGATATGGACAACGATGGCTGGCTTGATCTGCTTATGTCGAATGGGCATGTCTATCCCGAAGTCGATAAGTCGAGAGCCGACCTGAAGTATGCCGAGCATAAGTATCTCTACCGCAATCTGCGCAATGGGCGCTTCGAGGAAGTGACTAGCCAGGGTGGTCCTGGCGTTCTTGAAAATGCTCCGGCTCGCGGCTGTGCCTTCGGCGACTACAACAACGACGGCAATATCGACATTGCAGTCAACTGCATCAATGCTGTGCCGCAGTTGCTACGCTGCGATTCGACGCTTAAACGCAACTGGATCAAGATCAAGCTTGTTGGCGTCAAGTCCAATCGGACCGGCATCGGCAGCCGCGTAACTGTCACCACGAAGACCACTCCGGATGCAGCCAAGCCCCTACAGCAGATGGAAGAGTTGCGAAGCGGAGGGAGCTATTTTTCGCAGAATGATCTACGTATGCATTTCGGGCTGGATCAGGCGACGAAAGTTGACCTGGTAGAAGTTCGATGGCTGAGCGGCCAGGTAGATCAGTTCAGAAATCTGGACGTGAATCAACTCCACGTGCTTCAGGAGGGCGGCAAGATTCTCAAGTCCGCAGCGCTACCGCAACTTAAGACGAAGACGAAAGCCGCAGGATAG